In a single window of the Phycisphaerae bacterium genome:
- a CDS encoding cation diffusion facilitator family transporter: protein MDADKQQLASKQLRRVTYLSIAANFFLVGGKFIVGSITGSLSLLADAVHSVSDMLTDIAVLLGLYFGSKEPDSEHPYGHGKLETLSAIAIALGLLGVGLGMIYYAALDIAKGHVTRPSNMVLAAAVIAIVIKEVVYRVTKAAAMKYHCPAALANAWHDRADALSSVAVIAGVVAQKFGFGHGDQVAAIGIGVMVVIVATGLIGDCLGELIEKAVDKATIEQIEGIIKANGQIRQYHQLRTRTIGRQVSLDVHILVDPHLHIAAAHGIADSLEKALTEQITRPVNITIHVEPDTPELRKSV, encoded by the coding sequence ATGGATGCAGATAAACAACAGTTAGCCTCAAAGCAGCTTCGGCGTGTTACATATCTTAGCATAGCAGCCAACTTTTTTCTGGTTGGCGGGAAGTTCATCGTAGGTTCAATAACCGGTTCATTGTCCCTGCTTGCTGACGCAGTTCATTCGGTATCGGATATGCTTACCGATATAGCTGTCCTGCTGGGCCTTTATTTCGGCTCAAAAGAGCCCGATTCGGAACACCCATACGGACACGGCAAGCTGGAGACACTTTCGGCCATTGCGATAGCCTTGGGCCTATTAGGGGTGGGACTGGGGATGATATACTACGCGGCCCTTGACATTGCAAAGGGCCATGTTACACGTCCAAGTAACATGGTTCTGGCAGCAGCGGTTATAGCTATCGTCATTAAAGAGGTGGTTTATCGCGTTACAAAAGCGGCGGCGATGAAATATCACTGTCCAGCGGCGCTTGCGAACGCATGGCACGACCGTGCCGACGCTTTAAGCTCGGTTGCCGTTATCGCCGGGGTAGTCGCGCAGAAATTCGGATTTGGCCACGGCGACCAGGTTGCAGCCATCGGCATCGGCGTTATGGTCGTGATAGTTGCCACCGGTCTTATCGGGGACTGCCTCGGGGAACTAATCGAAAAAGCTGTTGATAAGGCGACGATAGAGCAGATTGAAGGTATTATTAAAGCCAACGGACAGATCCGTCAGTATCATCAGCTTCGGACTCGCACCATCGGAAGGCAGGTCTCCCTCGACGTGCATATCCTCGTCGACCCGCATCTGCACATAGCTGCCGCCCACGGGATAGCCGATAGTTTAGAAAAAGCCCTGACCGAGCAGATAACACGCCCCGTAAACATTACGATTCACGTCGAGCCGGACACACCTGAGCTTAGAAAATCGGTCTAA
- a CDS encoding acetate--CoA ligase family protein produces MALKKFFNPSSVAIVGASRTKGKVGYEILKSILEGKYKGGIFPINPNTETIEGLKCYPDLESIGQVPELVIIVVPAKAVPAVMQQCAKIGSRAVIIITAGFKEVNQEGRELENCVIQIAKQGHIRVIGPNCLGVIVPGSNLNASFGGEMPAEGTIGYISQSGALMAAILDMANANRIGFSKLVSIGNKADINELDVIKAFAADAETRVIAGYLESIVDGNTFVSQAEQLSLLKPILLMKAGVTSAGAKAASSHTGSLAGSEVAYECVFERAGIIRCSSIKQQFDYAQAFANQPLPTGSRVVLITNAGGAGIMAADSVEQHGLSFAKLSEETTAKLAAKLPASANINNPVDILGDALADRYEFVLDTVLEDEGVDIVLVLLTPQAMTQPAATAEAMVRITSRKPAKTVLACFLGASKIAEAVKILKKGKIPIYDSTAMAVSTIKVMTDYVRWRTRPKRVVKLFAVNRRKVENVIERHLRRGIREISEEDSKEILEAYGFVTPKGSIATTSQQAANIAQQLGFPVALKIWSPDILHKSDVGGVKLGLKSEAEVMDAFDLMMYRMPKQVPGANILGVLVQEMCRSGKEVILGVHRDPHFGPLMMFGMGGTMVEVLKDVAFYLAPLTAEEAKQMLVNTRTYKILKGVRGEEGVDIDIIAEGLQRLSQLVTEFPQIQEMDINPYVVGPAGTTSIAVDARISVEQV; encoded by the coding sequence ATGGCCCTCAAGAAGTTTTTCAATCCAAGCTCAGTTGCTATAGTCGGAGCGTCCAGGACAAAAGGCAAGGTGGGCTATGAAATCCTCAAAAGTATACTCGAAGGGAAATATAAGGGCGGTATATTCCCGATCAATCCGAATACGGAGACGATAGAAGGGCTTAAGTGTTATCCAGACCTTGAGTCTATCGGCCAGGTTCCTGAGCTTGTGATTATTGTGGTGCCTGCCAAGGCGGTTCCGGCGGTTATGCAACAGTGTGCAAAGATCGGCAGCAGAGCAGTTATCATTATTACAGCCGGTTTCAAGGAGGTTAACCAGGAGGGCAGAGAGCTTGAAAATTGCGTTATTCAGATAGCAAAGCAGGGGCACATTCGAGTAATTGGCCCGAATTGCCTCGGGGTGATAGTACCGGGCAGTAACCTAAATGCCAGTTTCGGTGGGGAGATGCCTGCAGAGGGGACGATAGGATATATTTCGCAATCAGGGGCCTTAATGGCAGCGATTCTCGATATGGCCAATGCCAACCGTATCGGTTTCAGCAAACTTGTGAGCATAGGCAATAAAGCGGACATCAATGAGCTCGATGTCATAAAGGCCTTTGCAGCCGACGCTGAAACACGGGTCATTGCGGGCTACCTTGAGAGCATTGTTGACGGGAACACATTTGTGAGCCAGGCGGAGCAGCTATCTCTGCTAAAACCGATATTACTGATGAAGGCCGGCGTGACATCGGCTGGCGCAAAGGCGGCATCGTCTCATACGGGCAGCCTTGCGGGCAGTGAAGTTGCGTATGAATGTGTATTCGAGCGAGCAGGCATTATACGATGCAGTTCCATAAAGCAGCAGTTTGATTATGCTCAGGCGTTTGCGAATCAACCCCTGCCTACGGGTTCGAGGGTGGTATTAATTACCAATGCCGGTGGGGCTGGTATTATGGCGGCGGACTCTGTAGAACAACATGGTCTTAGCTTTGCGAAGCTGAGCGAAGAGACAACAGCCAAACTGGCAGCGAAGCTTCCGGCTTCGGCCAATATTAATAATCCTGTAGATATACTCGGAGATGCCTTAGCAGACCGTTATGAATTTGTCCTCGATACTGTCCTTGAAGACGAAGGTGTTGACATAGTTTTGGTTCTTCTGACCCCCCAGGCAATGACTCAGCCTGCAGCTACAGCTGAGGCAATGGTCAGAATAACGAGCCGGAAACCAGCTAAAACCGTTCTTGCCTGTTTTCTCGGCGCCAGCAAAATAGCCGAAGCAGTAAAGATATTAAAGAAAGGTAAAATCCCGATATATGATTCTACGGCGATGGCAGTTTCGACTATTAAAGTAATGACAGATTATGTGCGATGGCGGACGCGGCCTAAACGCGTGGTGAAGCTATTTGCCGTTAACCGTAGAAAGGTTGAAAATGTTATAGAGAGGCATCTGCGGCGCGGGATTCGTGAAATCAGTGAAGAAGATTCGAAGGAGATACTCGAGGCGTACGGATTTGTGACGCCGAAGGGTTCTATAGCAACGACATCGCAGCAGGCGGCGAACATAGCGCAGCAACTGGGATTTCCTGTTGCACTGAAAATCTGGTCGCCTGATATATTACACAAATCAGATGTCGGCGGTGTTAAGCTCGGTTTAAAAAGCGAAGCCGAGGTGATGGACGCTTTTGACCTGATGATGTACCGAATGCCGAAACAGGTTCCTGGCGCAAATATCCTCGGCGTTCTTGTTCAGGAGATGTGCAGAAGCGGCAAAGAGGTCATACTTGGGGTGCATCGCGACCCTCATTTTGGTCCATTGATGATGTTCGGGATGGGCGGGACGATGGTTGAGGTTCTAAAGGATGTGGCATTTTACCTGGCACCGCTGACGGCAGAAGAGGCAAAGCAGATGCTTGTCAATACCCGGACATACAAGATACTGAAGGGTGTTCGCGGCGAAGAGGGAGTGGACATAGATATAATAGCAGAGGGGCTGCAAAGACTATCACAGCTGGTTACAGAGTTTCCGCAGATTCAAGAGATGGATATAAACCCGTATGTTGTCGGCCCGGCAGGGACGACGTCAATTGCTGTTGATGCAAGGATAAGTGTAGAACAGGTTTAA
- a CDS encoding GNAT family N-acetyltransferase produces the protein MQRLDWKEKYKEKITTAASAMKLIKSGNHIFIGTGCGQPQHLVEALVKHSSGITDAHIVHLLTMGAAPYADEKFREKFKMNSFFIADNVRDTLSRGIGDYTPIFLSEIPREFERGRIPIDVALISVTPPDVNGLCSLGVSVDIVKSAAANARYIIAQVNSRMPRTFGDSFVHVNTIDALVPCDEEIIETIIPEPDETLRSIGENIARLVEDGSTIECGIGQIPHALAEFLLYKKDLGIHTEMFSDWIIDLIESGVVTCAKKTLNHGKVVASFCMGSRRLYDYIDNNPFFEFYPTEYVNDPYVISQNEKMVGINVGLEIDLTGQVCSDSLGYRFYSGIGGQVDFIRGSARSRGGKAIIAMPSTAKNGTISRIVPHLTEGAGVVTTRGDVHYVVTEYGTAYLHGKSIRERVLSLINIAHPKFRKELIQAAKEQRYIYSDQIELDTEQVIYPEGLERYDTLRDGTEIFFRPVRPTDEAALSEMLYSLSSKSVQTRYMTHTIAFPHKDVQQLTNIDYYQDLAIVGTVPGVSGEEIVAIAQYFLDPKTHAAEVAFIVQDEWQQKGMGTFLLEYLTQIAKNRGVKRFYAKVLPSNKAMLSVFHNSGYKVNTEFDGEVYSVTYSLAEKER, from the coding sequence ATGCAAAGACTTGACTGGAAAGAGAAGTACAAGGAGAAAATAACGACAGCGGCTTCGGCGATGAAGCTGATTAAATCCGGCAATCATATATTCATAGGGACGGGCTGCGGTCAGCCGCAGCATCTTGTTGAAGCTTTGGTCAAGCATTCCAGCGGAATCACTGACGCTCATATAGTTCATCTGCTGACTATGGGCGCTGCGCCTTATGCCGACGAGAAGTTTCGCGAGAAGTTCAAGATGAACAGTTTTTTCATTGCCGATAACGTTCGCGATACTTTGAGCAGGGGTATCGGCGACTACACCCCCATATTTCTCTCGGAGATACCGCGTGAGTTCGAGCGAGGCAGAATTCCGATTGATGTTGCGTTAATTAGTGTAACACCACCAGATGTAAACGGTTTGTGCAGTCTTGGTGTGTCGGTAGATATTGTCAAGTCTGCCGCTGCCAATGCAAGGTACATCATAGCGCAGGTGAACAGCAGAATGCCTCGGACGTTCGGTGACAGCTTCGTACATGTCAATACCATCGATGCTCTGGTGCCCTGCGATGAGGAAATTATTGAAACCATTATACCCGAACCTGACGAGACCCTTCGCAGCATCGGTGAAAATATCGCCAGACTCGTCGAAGACGGCAGCACGATTGAGTGCGGTATAGGACAAATACCTCATGCCCTTGCTGAATTTTTATTATATAAGAAAGACCTTGGTATTCATACGGAGATGTTCAGTGATTGGATTATAGATTTGATTGAAAGCGGAGTGGTCACGTGCGCGAAAAAGACACTCAATCACGGCAAAGTCGTGGCGAGTTTTTGTATGGGCTCAAGGCGGCTTTATGATTACATAGACAATAATCCCTTTTTTGAGTTTTATCCCACCGAATATGTTAACGACCCTTACGTAATAAGCCAGAATGAGAAGATGGTCGGGATAAATGTCGGATTAGAAATTGACCTGACAGGTCAGGTGTGTTCGGATTCGCTTGGTTACAGATTTTACAGCGGCATCGGCGGGCAGGTTGATTTTATTCGCGGGTCAGCCAGAAGCAGGGGGGGCAAGGCGATTATCGCGATGCCTTCCACTGCGAAGAACGGGACGATAAGCAGGATTGTGCCACATCTGACCGAGGGAGCCGGTGTAGTTACCACCCGCGGCGATGTTCATTATGTAGTTACCGAATACGGAACCGCCTACCTGCACGGTAAGAGCATTAGAGAAAGAGTCCTGTCGCTGATTAATATTGCGCATCCGAAGTTCCGGAAAGAGCTGATTCAGGCTGCCAAAGAGCAGAGGTATATTTACTCCGACCAGATAGAGCTGGATACCGAACAGGTTATATATCCGGAAGGTCTGGAGCGTTATGATACTTTACGTGACGGCACGGAGATATTCTTCAGGCCGGTGCGGCCTACCGATGAGGCGGCATTATCAGAGATGCTGTATTCGCTCAGCAGTAAATCTGTTCAGACCCGCTATATGACTCACACAATTGCTTTTCCTCATAAAGATGTCCAGCAGCTAACAAACATCGATTATTACCAGGACTTAGCCATTGTGGGGACGGTCCCGGGGGTATCTGGCGAAGAGATAGTTGCTATTGCCCAGTATTTTCTCGACCCAAAGACTCATGCAGCAGAGGTGGCTTTTATTGTGCAGGATGAGTGGCAGCAGAAGGGGATGGGGACATTTCTGTTGGAGTACCTTACCCAAATCGCCAAGAATCGCGGTGTAAAGCGTTTTTACGCGAAAGTATTGCCGAGTAATAAAGCGATGCTGTCAGTCTTTCACAACTCC